The Hippoglossus hippoglossus isolate fHipHip1 chromosome 4, fHipHip1.pri, whole genome shotgun sequence DNA window cacacactttgcaccAACTCCCGTCAGTAGGAAACGCTGTCTACCTCAGTGTGTGCTTTAAAACGATGTACTGTGGAATAGCTGCAGTGCTGCACCTAAACCaaaactaacaacaacaacaacattacagaagaaaagaaactaaATCCGGTAAATGAATGAACTTTTGTTTGTTCCAGTTGTGAACCTCGACCGGACTtctctcacctgcagcagccatTTGACACACCGGCCTTCAACAAACTCTACAGAGGTCAGacactgttgtgttgtgaatgtTGTAATTGTGTCTGTTGTGGTAGTGATTGAAACTCATTACCATGATTTAATGCAGTGTAGGTTCAGTACTACAGTATGATTTTCAAAGGGTTCTTCCGTCTTCAGTCATTTTAATATCTGACAGAGAATTATGTCAGTCAAGTCAGATTTGTCTGTTCATTCGTAGTATTTCTGAGTCATACAGACGGTGGGACGTTCAGGGAGACGACAATGTTTTATCTCTCTGTGCTAATCTGTGCTAACTGTGCTAACGATGCAGTGGAAACCTGCAGCAACATCTTCTGCCGACACGAGAGCTGTTTCAAAAAGTGTGAAGTTGTTCTGTCGCAGACATCGAGCGAAGCGAACAACTTGATGTCCTGGAATGATTTTAGCAGCAGGAAAATAGGAAGCGCTCTTGCTGCATCTTTCTCTGGGgactgaaaaagacagaaacaaatgctCGACTTAAAGAATCTTTCAGAGGGCAGcgataacacacacatttattctgtgtgtgtgtgtgtgtgtgtgtgtgtgtgtgtgtgtgtgtgtgtgtgtgtgtgtgtgtgtgtgtgtgtgtgtgtgtgtgtgtgtgtgtgtgtgtgtgtgtgtgtgtgtgtgtgtgtgtgtgtgtgtgtgtgtgtgtgtgtgtgtgtgtgtgtgtttcagtgatcCCTGTGAGGAAGGTTCATGCTCTGACCATCAGCTGGGCCGTCCCTCCACAGGGACAACACTACAGGTGAGACAAAGTCTGCGTGTTTGACTTTTTCTCCTCAGATCAATTGTTCTTTCATTAGTAAAAAGaggcttgtttgtgtgtgtttgtgtttcctgtcagagTGAAGCCGCTTCACTACATCTCCTGGCTCATCGGACACGAAGGAACCGGGAGCATCTTGTCTCTGCTCAGGAAGAAGTGGGTCATAAAGAGGAACTGAGTCTGAATAAATGTTAGTGTAGATAAATGGAGGAGACTcatggttctgtgtgtgttcaggtgctgGGCTCTGGCTCTGTTTGGAGGAAACAGTGAGACGGGCTTCGATCAAAACACCACCTActccatcttctccatctctATCACCCTCACTGACCAGGGCTACCAGAACTTCTAccaggtcaacacacacacacacacacacacacacacacacagactgtgagaggaggaacttttgttttcctcttgcGTTTGGAGAATACTGAGAGCCGAGTGTTTCAGTATGAAAGTCTGAATGATAAGAATAGAGTAGAAATCTTGAGACTAAAAAGAcgaagatttatttatttatttgcattttgagAATAGAAAGTGAGAAAGTGGAAATGTTAGTGTTCACAATCTTCTGTGGTGTCTCCTGAACAAACAGAATTATTACTCAAACTGATTCTGAACAACGTTTCAACTTCATTCTCTTGATTTTGAGTCTTTCCTTGAATGTGTCATCGTATGTGTGATGTATTATtgatgcagaggaagatgcTGGAATGTTTCGTACATGCAAACATCGTAACTGTCCCATAACTCGcacacatcctcacacattatTATCTTTCTCTGCAGGTGGTAGATTTTGTGTTCCAGTATCTGAAGATGCTCCAGACTCTGGGCCCCCAGCAGAGGTCAGtctttatattataataatattcttATTTAATGGTTGTTTGCTCCACTACAGGAACCATCTTTCTTCTAATTCTGCTGCATGAGCAGTGTGTTAGTTTGCTTtattgtacgtgtgtgtttaatgtgtttcataACAAGTTCTCATCATCTGATTTCAAAGATCACATCATGTTCTCTTTCTTAAAGGATCTATGAGGAAATTCAGAAGATAGAAGCCAATGAGTTCCACTATCAGGAGCAGgtactgcaacacacacacacacacacacacacacacacacacacacacacacacacacctctgtttaCAACCACATATCAACAATAATCAGAGGTTTGTCCGCCTCTGTAACCATAAACATGTTCCAAAGAAATAACTGTAGAGTCGAGCGTTTGagcttttcatcaagatccatgaattattcgcTGAGAAATCTGTTCATCTGCCAatcataaagaaagagaagtaCCCCGAAAGTTAAAGAGTTCTTTGTTGAGCCGTGTTTctttcttccaccaagtttactggaTCTGTTctatagtttttgtgtaatcctgctgacgaacaaacaagcccccccccctcccacctgtCATGCTGTGCCCGTCGGTCCAAGTCCCTGTGTCGACCTCTGAGGGTTTTTCTGTGTTCATCGACAGACGGATCCCATCGAGTTTGTGGAGAACATCTGTGAGAACATGCAGCTGTTTCCCAAAGACGACTTCCTGACTGGGGACCAGCTCATGTTTGAGTATGACCCTCAGGTAACAGTGAGCAGAGAGATTCAGATCTGATCCACAATCTGTGTCCAGAATCACCTCTTATTTACAATGTAGACCATTCAATTAAACTTCCAccatttaaattgtgtgtgtgtgtgtgtctgtgtgtgtgtgtgtgtgtgtgtgtgtgtctgtgtgtaggtgaTCAGTGCTGCTCTGTCCCTGCTAACTCCAGACAGCgcaaacctgctgctgttgtcaccAGAAAACGAAGGTCGCTGTTCACTCAGAGAGAAATGGTTTGGTACCTGCTACAGCATGGAGggtacgacacacacacacacacacacacacacacacacacacacacacacacacacacacacacacacacacacacacacactggtcctCTCAAACATAGACTTTTTAACGTGCCTTACTCCCTTGAACGTGCTTCTTGTGTCTCCTCAGATATCCCAGAGACGTGGGCTCAGCGCTGGGCGAGAGACTTTGAACTCATCCCTGAACTCCACCTTCCTGCTGAGAACAAATTCATCGGTCAGTCCGTCACTTTGACTTGATCTCAGACACATTGTGTACGTCCATATCAGCAGCGCCCGTCTGAGGGTTGGACCGTCCTCCACCCAGCAGCCAGTCTGACAGCCAtcttttaaaaagacatttcatACACACGTTAAAGAGACTGTTCCACTCTGTCACACCTCATCACAGCTGCAGCGGAcactatgaggtctgactgcaTGGACACTAACAACTGCACTTTGGCGAGAGTACCTGAGCGAGCACGCTGCAAACAGAGCTGCACGTAGATAAACAAAGCAGCGACGGAGCCAAACACCAAGTTACAGATCTCTTGTGTTATTgtgagaagtgtaaaaacacattttgattaattatgaaactgtggcaggacaaatgaGATCATTAATGAAACCCTGTATATTGGCTGATATATGGTTATCAGCATTGGTCCCAAACATCTGATTGGTAGGTGAATGTCTGAGTGACCTCGTGTCCTGAGTGCGTGCAGACGTACAAACTGTCATCAGGGAGCGACGAGGTGTTTGATCAACAGCTTCAATCTCTGGTTTTCATTCTGATTTTTCTTCTGCAGCAACGGATTTCACCCTGAAAACTTTGGACTGTGCGGACACAGAGTTTCCTGTCAGGATAGTGAACAATGAGCGAGGCTGTCTGTGGTACAAGAAGGACAACAAGTTCAAGATCCCCAAAGGTGCGTCAGCCGTCTGATTGGTCGAGGAAATGTCCGGTGAAAAGCTGAACCATCAGATGATTGATGTGATTTCTGATGCTTCAGtaatctttcatttcctctctgagttttctttatttgtcagTTGTAACAAACTGATGAAGTCGTTTTCATGTTCAGGTAAATTCCTGACCacgtctttttgtgtgtttcagcttATCTTCGTTTCAACTTGATCTCCCCGGTGATACAGAGGAGCCCAGAGAAGTAGGAGACGTTACCGGCACCACACAgcaaacaccacaaacacaccatttATAATCCAACCACTGCaaactgtgttttaagaaaCGACAGTTGATCCGTGACGTTGTTCTTCGTCCTCCAGTCTTGTTCTGTTCGACATCTTCGTGAACATCCTGGCTCACAACCTGGCGGAGCCGGCGTATGAGGCCGACGTGGCGCAGCTCGAGTACAAACTGGTGGCCAGCGAGCACGGACTGGTGATCCGGCTGAAAGGCTTCAACCACAAACTGCCGGTGAGGAGAAGCTCGCTGCGGATAATGAACAGGGagttgatgaagatgttttccaATGTGTTTGAAGAAATATCATTCTTGGATTCTTTAAACTCTGACATATCCACATCAGTTTAGTCCCTGTTCTTCAGtttgttcatgtgctttgacGTCGGAGTGTGGAAACAACAAAGACACTGTGAACAACATGTGTTGTCAGGAATCTGTCTCCACTAATGTTTAACACGTCACAGTAAAGTTCAAGAAACGTGAATTACTGCTCAGTGAGCGGTGAGAGATTCAAACCCACACGTCTTCCCTCGTCTGTGTTCAGCTGCTGTTGACGCTGATCGTGGATCACCTGGCGGACTTCAGCGCCGAGCCGGGCGTCTTCACCATGTTCTcagagcagctgaagaaaaCCTACTTCAACATCCTCATCAAACCGGAGCGACTCGGGAAGTACGTCACACAACCTGCTGAGGGTCGGGGGGGTGGgtggagccagtcccagctggCAATGGGCAAGAGGCGGGGTTTACCTGGACAGgtcacctgtccatcacagtagtgacacacacagacatgtttgatccagacccagatcACCTCCTCTGGggcctttcacacctgatattcaggttcagactgaaccaGGTGGGTGTGAATTTGTCTCAGGCTGAAAACTTTGGGAACTTCTCAGTGAAAGGCTCTGGTTGGTTTAGTttcctttggacagagccaggctaatagtttccctctgtttccagtctttatgctaagctaagcagctgctGTGCTCAGACGTGAGAGAGGAACTAACCTGAACATCGAACTCTCCAGCTCGACTGTAAGAAACAACacactgtccctctctctctgcagagacGTTCGTCTGCTGATCCTGGAGCACTGTCGCTGGTCAGTCATTCAGAAGTATCAGGCCGTTGTCAAAGGTCTGACCGTCGACGACCTCATGGCTTTTGTCACCGGGCTGAAGGCGGAGCTGTACACTGAGGGACTGGTTCAGGGAAACTTCACCAGCacggtgagacacacacagaccaacacgTCACAAAACAAGTtgacaaaaactactggacacaTCACCAGGAaccctggtggaaggatgatcCTTCTAGTTTACATCTAGTTCTGTTTTAATCTGTTGCTCGATGTTTCCTCCACCAGGAGTCCAGGGAGTTTCTGCAGTACTTCACCCAGTGAGTATCCTGCTTTACACATTAATGTACTTTACATGTATAATTTACATTTGATTCAAAAGTGAGATTTCTGTCATCTGACAAAAAGTATTCACACCCCTGAATtcttaaaatgtcattaaattacAGTGTTGACGGTGTTAAACATTTGGATGTAAAGATCGATCCAttgagtttttattatttaccagAAGAAACAAACCAGATGATGAGGACGATAGATAAGTTGATTTAAATATCAGTCTGACCTggtgtgtgtccctgcaggaagctgcagtaCCAGCCTCTGTCTGCAGAGGTCCCCGTGTTGTTCCGGGTGGTGGAGCTGCCTCACAATAATCATCTCTGTAAAGTCAAATCTCTCAATAAGGGAGACGCCAACTCTGAAGTCACCGTCTACTACCAGGTGAGAACGAGGAGAAACGTGTTCCTCTTGATTTCTCTCCTGAGGAAACGTACGTTTCTATCACACCATGACGGTAAAGAAATGTCTGCAGCTCAGCACTGAAAACAATCTAAAGATCCAACAACAGTTTTTAGTTTGAGGGTCACAGATAAATTCCCAGTTTCACTGAACTTCAGCAAATACGATACAAATGTTGGCAAAAGAAAGAtgtaattttttacttttcattttaaatttaaaaaatgattaaacAGTAATATAGGCAATAGAACAAAGTGTATATAAAAGAAGCactaaagaaagaaatgaggaactgaatcatatttaaatacatagaTACATATTTAGGTGGACTGAGGTTTGTTCTTCGGCTGAGGATCATCAGTTCACGTGTCTCCTCTCGTCCTGAACATCCATTGTTGTGTGTTAAAAGTTGAATCTGTCTGTTTCAGTCGGGGCTGAAGAACCTCAGAGAGCACGCCCTCATGGAGCTGATGGTGGTGAGTGTTGACACGGTTTACACAAACTCACCAACACTAGTGACGAAGCTGAGAAGGTCATTCTTCTTGTTCTTGTAGAAGAAATCTCAGCGTAGACGAGTTTAAATACGTCTTTAATAAAATACACCTTATGTTTCAGTCTGTCTTTATCGTCTAACATCTTCAGTTGATGTGAAACAGCCGCTGCTGCATCTGTAGAGAACTTTACAATCCAAAAGAAACAGTGACACTATGTTTCTTTAATAAGGCGGGGTTTATATACACGtcactgctgattggacaacacctctgacacacccaccaaaccAGAGAAAACGAACCTCGTACACAGAttttagccaaaatgtcgtTCAACCTGGAAACGCTAGCAAAACGCTTTGAGATTGAACGTTCCGCAGGTGAAGCGAGAGCAGAGACTGACGTCTCCGACACCGGTTCAAAGGAGTTAACCAATCGCAACGGAGTGGagcagctggccaatcagagcagagtgggcttcatcaggaggggggtcttaaagagaccaagagtttgagacagaggctgaaaagaggagctgcagcgatggacagtctgaggacagtgacgactgaacattagagcatgaaaacattttacaataataacaCTAATCAAAAATCCCCATGAACATGAACAGAATAAGTCTCGGatgttgtgaacatgtcagcTGCTGAGATTGTGAAATATAACTGCAAATACATGTGTgtaagttttattttactttaaaatggaCTTTTTCAGGTCAGACTCTCCTCACTCTCGCTGCAGCTTTAtctgttgtgctgctgcagaaaagtCTTATTATGATATTATAACTGCAAACAAGTCAAAACAAGTGCACCTGTAAAACTTGTGTTCCTGTCAATGTGACTTGTGTCCTCTCAGATGCACATGGAGGAGCCCTGCTTCGACTTCCTCAGGACGAAGGAGACACTGGGGTGAGTGGTGTTCATTTGCACTGAGATAAACTGACCGATGATGTTTCTCGAACCGTCCCAAACAAGCCTCTCTGATCCTCGACCTCCAGGTACCAGGTGTACCCAACCTGCAGGAACACCTCAGGAGTGCTGGGCTTCTCCGTCACCGTGGAAACACAGGCCACCAAGTTTAGGTGAGGTGACTTTGTTACCGTGGAGCTCCAGAGAAGGTGACAGCTCAAAGCCGAGCCGTTAAAGAACGTCTTCTTCTCCTCGCAGCACCGACTTTGTGGAGGCGAAGATCCAAGAGTTCCTGGTCAGTTTCGGGGAGCGTCTGGCGAGTCTGAGCGAGGAGGCCTTCAGGACCCAGGTGACGGCCCTCATCAAGCTGAAGGAGTGCGAGGACGCTCACCTGGGAGAGGAAGTGGACCGCAACTGGTTTGAGGTGGTCACCCAGCAGTACGTCTTCGACCGGCTCAACAAGGAGGTGAGACACAAAGATATTTACACACACGAGGAcatttctctcttgttttcctgttttaaacGTTATAAAATAAAGCTCCTGACCCTCTGAATTCATTTAGTTTGCGATGTCaagtgaaatgaaactgaacagGAAGAAGTTCAAAAAGCTCAACCTGACAGGTTTTCATCATTCAACAGCAATAAAGTTGTATCGTTCTGTTCAGCAACCTGTGAAACAGTTTCACCTgctgttatattttcatcaactcatttctctccagctgttttcagaaCTGCACTGaaacgagtcggacccgacaacctgctgctgctgcttcacaggacaaacGCTGACTACAGTCCTGTTTGTGATCCAGGTCCAGTCTGTGGTTGTAACCTGCTGTGGTCTCTGTTGCAGATCCAGG harbors:
- the LOC117760468 gene encoding nardilysin-like isoform X2 — protein: MPQTNKSQSGGCMPGQVSAPDQGEPPPASADAKAQVAAGDGGAGVGAGDEGDAEIIKSPSDPKKYRYIELNNGLRVLLISDFSGADLKGCGENGEDKGETEAQGEREEEDEGDSGEGSEEDEEDDEEAEQDSDFEELDEESAGKKKGSSEKQAAAALCISVGSFSDPDDLPGLAHFLEHMVFMGSEKYPAENGFDAFLKKHGGSDNASTDCERTIFQFDVQRKYFREALDRWAQFFICPLMIEDAIDREVEAVDSEYQLARPSDSHRKEMLFGSLAKPGHPMGKFCWGNAQTLKLEPREKQINTYQRLRDFWRRYYSAHYMTLTVQSKETLDTLEQWVREIFIKVPNNCEPRPDFSHLQQPFDTPAFNKLYRVIPVRKVHALTISWAVPPQGQHYRVKPLHYISWLIGHEGTGSILSLLRKKCWALALFGGNSETGFDQNTTYSIFSISITLTDQGYQNFYQVVDFVFQYLKMLQTLGPQQRIYEEIQKIEANEFHYQEQTDPIEFVENICENMQLFPKDDFLTGDQLMFEYDPQVISAALSLLTPDSANLLLLSPENEGRCSLREKWFGTCYSMEDIPETWAQRWARDFELIPELHLPAENKFIATDFTLKTLDCADTEFPVRIVNNERGCLWYKKDNKFKIPKAYLRFNLISPVIQRSPENLVLFDIFVNILAHNLAEPAYEADVAQLEYKLVASEHGLVIRLKGFNHKLPLLLTLIVDHLADFSAEPGVFTMFSEQLKKTYFNILIKPERLGKDVRLLILEHCRWSVIQKYQAVVKGLTVDDLMAFVTGLKAELYTEGLVQGNFTSTESREFLQYFTQKLQYQPLSAEVPVLFRVVELPHNNHLCKVKSLNKGDANSEVTVYYQSGLKNLREHALMELMVMHMEEPCFDFLRTKETLGYQVYPTCRNTSGVLGFSVTVETQATKFSTDFVEAKIQEFLVSFGERLASLSEEAFRTQVTALIKLKECEDAHLGEEVDRNWFEVVTQQYVFDRLNKEIQVLKLFTQEELVSWFLEHRNTRSRKLSVHVVGFGVEENDPPDQGVACGSDGSDNPPTSSYGEVSELTFLSASSPSLQDATLITDIRAFTSSLPLHPYHKILS
- the LOC117760468 gene encoding nardilysin-like isoform X1, whose protein sequence is MPQTNKSQSGGCMPGQVSAPDQGEPPPASADAKAQVAAGDGGAGAGAGAGVGVGAGVGAGVGAGDEGDAEIIKSPSDPKKYRYIELNNGLRVLLISDFSGADLKGCGENGEDKGETEAQGEREEEDEGDSGEGSEEDEEDDEEAEQDSDFEELDEESAGKKKGSSEKQAAAALCISVGSFSDPDDLPGLAHFLEHMVFMGSEKYPAENGFDAFLKKHGGSDNASTDCERTIFQFDVQRKYFREALDRWAQFFICPLMIEDAIDREVEAVDSEYQLARPSDSHRKEMLFGSLAKPGHPMGKFCWGNAQTLKLEPREKQINTYQRLRDFWRRYYSAHYMTLTVQSKETLDTLEQWVREIFIKVPNNCEPRPDFSHLQQPFDTPAFNKLYRVIPVRKVHALTISWAVPPQGQHYRVKPLHYISWLIGHEGTGSILSLLRKKCWALALFGGNSETGFDQNTTYSIFSISITLTDQGYQNFYQVVDFVFQYLKMLQTLGPQQRIYEEIQKIEANEFHYQEQTDPIEFVENICENMQLFPKDDFLTGDQLMFEYDPQVISAALSLLTPDSANLLLLSPENEGRCSLREKWFGTCYSMEDIPETWAQRWARDFELIPELHLPAENKFIATDFTLKTLDCADTEFPVRIVNNERGCLWYKKDNKFKIPKAYLRFNLISPVIQRSPENLVLFDIFVNILAHNLAEPAYEADVAQLEYKLVASEHGLVIRLKGFNHKLPLLLTLIVDHLADFSAEPGVFTMFSEQLKKTYFNILIKPERLGKDVRLLILEHCRWSVIQKYQAVVKGLTVDDLMAFVTGLKAELYTEGLVQGNFTSTESREFLQYFTQKLQYQPLSAEVPVLFRVVELPHNNHLCKVKSLNKGDANSEVTVYYQSGLKNLREHALMELMVMHMEEPCFDFLRTKETLGYQVYPTCRNTSGVLGFSVTVETQATKFSTDFVEAKIQEFLVSFGERLASLSEEAFRTQVTALIKLKECEDAHLGEEVDRNWFEVVTQQYVFDRLNKEIQVLKLFTQEELVSWFLEHRNTRSRKLSVHVVGFGVEENDPPDQGVACGSDGSDNPPTSSYGEVSELTFLSASSPSLQDATLITDIRAFTSSLPLHPYHKILS
- the LOC117760468 gene encoding nardilysin-like isoform X3 — encoded protein: MPQTNKSQSGGCMPGQVSAPDQGEPPPASADAKAQVAAGDGGAGAGAGAEGDAEIIKSPSDPKKYRYIELNNGLRVLLISDFSGADLKGCGENGEDKGETEAQGEREEEDEGDSGEGSEEDEEDDEEAEQDSDFEELDEESAGKKKGSSEKQAAAALCISVGSFSDPDDLPGLAHFLEHMVFMGSEKYPAENGFDAFLKKHGGSDNASTDCERTIFQFDVQRKYFREALDRWAQFFICPLMIEDAIDREVEAVDSEYQLARPSDSHRKEMLFGSLAKPGHPMGKFCWGNAQTLKLEPREKQINTYQRLRDFWRRYYSAHYMTLTVQSKETLDTLEQWVREIFIKVPNNCEPRPDFSHLQQPFDTPAFNKLYRVIPVRKVHALTISWAVPPQGQHYRVKPLHYISWLIGHEGTGSILSLLRKKCWALALFGGNSETGFDQNTTYSIFSISITLTDQGYQNFYQVVDFVFQYLKMLQTLGPQQRIYEEIQKIEANEFHYQEQTDPIEFVENICENMQLFPKDDFLTGDQLMFEYDPQVISAALSLLTPDSANLLLLSPENEGRCSLREKWFGTCYSMEDIPETWAQRWARDFELIPELHLPAENKFIATDFTLKTLDCADTEFPVRIVNNERGCLWYKKDNKFKIPKAYLRFNLISPVIQRSPENLVLFDIFVNILAHNLAEPAYEADVAQLEYKLVASEHGLVIRLKGFNHKLPLLLTLIVDHLADFSAEPGVFTMFSEQLKKTYFNILIKPERLGKDVRLLILEHCRWSVIQKYQAVVKGLTVDDLMAFVTGLKAELYTEGLVQGNFTSTESREFLQYFTQKLQYQPLSAEVPVLFRVVELPHNNHLCKVKSLNKGDANSEVTVYYQSGLKNLREHALMELMVMHMEEPCFDFLRTKETLGYQVYPTCRNTSGVLGFSVTVETQATKFSTDFVEAKIQEFLVSFGERLASLSEEAFRTQVTALIKLKECEDAHLGEEVDRNWFEVVTQQYVFDRLNKEIQVLKLFTQEELVSWFLEHRNTRSRKLSVHVVGFGVEENDPPDQGVACGSDGSDNPPTSSYGEVSELTFLSASSPSLQDATLITDIRAFTSSLPLHPYHKILS